One genomic segment of Desulfocapsa sulfexigens DSM 10523 includes these proteins:
- a CDS encoding LOG family protein — protein sequence MVKEERRRVARESKYCLDNDVVGDSWRMFRIMGEFVEGFDSMSAINVPTVTIYGSARTPKEHPWYKLTEQIAAGLAREGYGVITGGGPGLMEAANKGADEAGGISVGLNIALPHEQEPNPYANMSIQFKYFFVRKVMFMKYSMAFICMPGGFGSLDELFESLTLIQTQRIEPFPIILVGSSFWGGLIDWLKEQFLSNGTISKTDLDLIYIMDDPLEVVDFIKRRIVL from the coding sequence ATGGTTAAAGAGGAACGAAGACGGGTCGCCCGGGAATCAAAATATTGTCTTGATAATGATGTTGTGGGTGATTCCTGGCGGATGTTTCGTATTATGGGGGAATTTGTTGAAGGTTTTGATTCCATGTCGGCAATTAATGTTCCTACGGTGACGATTTACGGTTCGGCGAGAACACCTAAGGAACATCCATGGTATAAACTTACAGAACAAATTGCGGCAGGTCTTGCCCGGGAAGGGTATGGCGTCATTACAGGAGGAGGCCCCGGGCTGATGGAGGCTGCCAATAAGGGAGCAGATGAAGCAGGTGGAATTTCAGTGGGCCTGAATATTGCTCTTCCCCATGAGCAGGAACCCAATCCCTATGCCAATATGTCCATTCAGTTTAAATACTTTTTTGTACGTAAAGTAATGTTTATGAAGTATTCCATGGCATTTATCTGTATGCCTGGTGGCTTTGGATCGCTTGATGAACTGTTTGAATCCCTGACCCTTATTCAGACTCAGCGGATTGAACCCTTCCCGATTATTCTGGTTGGCAGTTCATTTTGGGGAGGATTGATTGACTGGCTCAAAGAACAGTTTCTTAGCAACGGAACCATCAGTAAAACTGATCTGGACCTTATCTATATTATGGATGATCCCTTAGAAGTTGTTGATTTTATAAAACGAAGAATAGTATTGTAA
- a CDS encoding cache domain-containing protein produces the protein MKQKYHFTKLFQLWGILLLLGIALSITAIDIFVSYRSFKLNSEKMRADYIDSQKQTVRQEVLKVVQLISHDKEQSVALTKKLLKSRVHEASAIAHNIYEQNKAVKNRAEIRTMIIDALRPVRFNDGNGYYFMTDFDGTGVLFAHRPELENKNLLGIQDSHGKYVIRDMIDIARTSGEGSYQYNWTKPDKKGKYFRKISFFTKIEPFNCLVGAGFYVDDMEEKIKEELLERISRIRFGKEGYVFINRFNGDALVSNGKRYSGSQKLWEVFNKFPEKMKAIFSKEHAAALTSDGDFIYYTFQKLNNINVESPKASFIYGIPDLQWLIGAGFYLDDVEIDITLLQSELTKQIKTKVFFSTLITAAILTFFLFPFRWMTRRLNKDIDLFVSFFNQPISMNKTIDQNSIQFHEFDQMARNINTLFLDKLLTQQKLHREEMALMQTEAKYRNTMDSTLIGVYIIQDFIFQYVNPTLAGMFGYTVEEMEGKISPLDLVVSEQRDFVKKNLIRRATGELKHPYDVKCVRRNGEVFDAMALGAATIHEGKPASVGTLIDITERKAAEEELRKSENRATALLEAIPDLVFRMNRQGEYIDFKADPSELSIQPSESIIGKNSAEILPPDLATLIDTNLKSTLSSGRMHTFEYQLNIPEKGLLDFEARMVKSGDNEITYIVRNITELKKIQAEKAVLEKELNQSKRMESIGLMAGGVAHDLNNILAGIIGYPELILEKLSPEDNVLRPQITAIQESGKRAAAVVDDLLTVARGAASTREIHELDSLIVEYLDSLECAKIQSLHPQVVIKHQLDASGVTISCSQVHIKKCLMNLVTNGVEAIEGSGTVTISTRTHIRNSNVISESDIEPGEYVVLGVQDNGPGIAKEDLEHIFEPFYSKKTMARSGTGLGLTVVWNTVQDHRGRIFVESNDKGTLFQIWFPICQEKNKALHLADTDFPFIGNGEHILIVDDEPVLRDIAAKMLEAIGYTVDSVSSGEAAIEFVKATSVDLLLIDMLMEPGINGYQTYKEILSRNPGQKAVIASGFSESTDVKAALKLGAKGFIKKPYSMEQLGRVIKEAINT, from the coding sequence ATGAAACAAAAATATCACTTCACAAAGCTCTTCCAATTATGGGGTATCCTCTTACTCCTTGGAATAGCTCTGAGTATAACAGCCATTGATATTTTCGTATCATATCGAAGCTTTAAACTTAACTCTGAAAAAATGCGGGCAGATTATATCGACAGTCAAAAACAGACTGTGAGACAAGAGGTCCTTAAGGTTGTTCAATTAATTTCTCACGACAAAGAGCAAAGTGTTGCCCTTACTAAAAAACTCCTAAAATCAAGAGTCCACGAAGCCTCTGCCATAGCGCACAATATATACGAACAAAATAAAGCAGTTAAAAACAGAGCCGAAATAAGGACAATGATTATTGATGCGCTACGGCCAGTCCGTTTCAACGACGGAAATGGTTATTACTTTATGACGGATTTTGATGGCACTGGAGTTCTTTTTGCGCACAGACCAGAACTTGAGAACAAAAACCTTCTGGGCATACAAGACAGCCATGGCAAATATGTGATACGGGACATGATAGACATTGCCCGTACTTCCGGGGAGGGATCGTATCAGTACAACTGGACGAAACCGGACAAAAAAGGAAAATATTTTCGAAAAATTTCTTTTTTCACCAAAATTGAACCCTTTAACTGTCTTGTCGGTGCAGGTTTCTATGTCGATGACATGGAAGAAAAGATCAAAGAAGAACTTCTTGAAAGAATAAGCAGGATACGATTTGGGAAAGAAGGGTACGTTTTTATAAACAGATTTAACGGAGACGCCTTAGTCTCAAACGGAAAACGCTACTCAGGATCTCAAAAACTCTGGGAAGTGTTCAATAAATTCCCCGAGAAAATGAAAGCCATTTTTTCCAAAGAACACGCTGCCGCATTGACGTCCGACGGTGATTTCATCTACTACACCTTCCAAAAATTAAACAACATTAATGTAGAATCTCCAAAAGCCTCATTTATCTATGGAATCCCCGATTTACAATGGCTTATTGGTGCGGGATTCTATCTTGATGATGTGGAAATTGATATTACTCTGCTGCAAAGCGAGCTTACCAAGCAGATCAAAACAAAAGTATTTTTTTCAACGCTCATTACCGCAGCCATCCTCACCTTTTTTCTCTTCCCGTTCCGCTGGATGACGCGACGATTGAATAAAGATATTGATCTCTTTGTTTCGTTTTTTAATCAACCCATCTCAATGAACAAAACAATCGATCAGAATTCTATCCAATTCCATGAATTTGATCAGATGGCCAGAAACATCAACACGCTGTTCCTGGACAAGCTTCTGACTCAGCAAAAACTGCATAGGGAAGAAATGGCACTTATGCAGACCGAGGCAAAGTATCGCAACACCATGGACTCCACACTAATTGGGGTTTACATCATTCAGGATTTTATTTTTCAATATGTGAATCCCACTCTGGCTGGCATGTTCGGATACACAGTTGAAGAGATGGAAGGTAAAATTTCTCCACTTGATCTGGTCGTTTCTGAACAACGGGATTTCGTTAAAAAAAATCTCATTCGCCGTGCCACAGGAGAGTTGAAGCATCCCTACGACGTCAAATGCGTACGTCGTAATGGTGAAGTTTTTGATGCCATGGCCCTCGGTGCGGCAACTATCCACGAAGGAAAACCAGCTTCAGTTGGCACACTGATCGATATTACCGAACGAAAAGCTGCTGAAGAGGAGCTCAGAAAAAGTGAAAACCGTGCCACAGCCCTGCTCGAAGCTATCCCAGACCTGGTCTTCAGGATGAACAGGCAAGGGGAATACATAGATTTCAAAGCCGACCCTTCTGAACTCTCTATACAGCCTTCCGAAAGTATTATCGGTAAAAACAGCGCAGAGATCCTGCCTCCAGATCTGGCCACCCTGATAGATACAAATCTTAAAAGCACCCTGTCCTCAGGAAGAATGCACACCTTTGAATATCAGCTTAATATCCCTGAAAAAGGCCTGCTCGATTTTGAAGCCCGAATGGTGAAAAGCGGCGACAATGAAATAACATACATTGTCCGAAACATAACGGAACTGAAAAAGATACAGGCAGAAAAAGCTGTCCTTGAGAAAGAACTCAACCAGTCAAAAAGAATGGAATCCATAGGTCTGATGGCCGGTGGTGTGGCTCACGATCTCAACAATATTCTCGCTGGGATTATCGGGTATCCCGAGTTAATACTGGAAAAACTCTCACCTGAAGATAATGTATTACGACCTCAGATTACAGCCATCCAGGAATCGGGAAAACGTGCCGCAGCAGTTGTTGACGATCTGCTCACCGTTGCAAGAGGCGCTGCAAGCACCAGGGAAATTCATGAACTTGACTCTTTGATTGTGGAATATCTGGACTCTCTCGAATGCGCCAAAATACAATCACTCCATCCCCAGGTAGTTATCAAACATCAACTCGACGCCAGTGGTGTCACTATCTCCTGTTCACAGGTTCATATAAAGAAATGTCTGATGAATCTCGTAACCAATGGGGTAGAGGCAATTGAGGGTTCGGGTACCGTTACCATTTCCACCCGTACCCATATACGAAACAGCAACGTGATCTCGGAAAGTGACATTGAACCAGGCGAATATGTAGTACTCGGAGTACAGGATAATGGTCCTGGCATCGCCAAGGAAGATCTGGAACATATTTTTGAGCCTTTTTACTCGAAGAAGACCATGGCCAGGAGTGGCACTGGCCTTGGACTCACAGTAGTCTGGAATACTGTACAGGATCATCGTGGCAGAATATTCGTTGAAAGCAATGACAAGGGAACCTTGTTTCAGATCTGGTTTCCTATCTGCCAAGAGAAAAACAAGGCTCTTCATCTCGCAGATACGGACTTCCCTTTCATAGGTAATGGTGAGCATATTCTGATTGTCGATGACGAACCGGTTTTACGGGATATTGCTGCTAAAATGCTTGAAGCCATTGGCTACACTGTTGACTCCGTTTCCAGTGGAGAGGCCGCTATTGAATTTGTTAAGGCCACCTCCGTTGATCTCCTCCTTATTGATATGCTGATGGAACCCGGTATCAATGGCTACCAGACATACAAGGAAATACTCAGCCGCAATCCCGGACAAAAGGCAGTAATTGCAAGTGGTTTCTCTGAAAGCACCGATGTTAAAGCGGCCCTGAAGCTCGGAGCCAAGGGGTTCATAAAAAAACCTTATTCAATGGAGCAGCTTGGACGGGTCATCAAGGAGGCAATAAACACATAA
- a CDS encoding type IV pilus twitching motility protein PilT, whose amino-acid sequence MAQIDAFFKLMNDEGASDLHMVAEQQPILRIRGDMERVKFKKMGNEELKAMLYEICPEDKIKIFEELGDVDFGYEIPGLARYRCNYFRQKYGIGAVFREIPSEILTCEQLGLPKVISRLAYLPKGLVLVTGPTGSGKSTTLAAVIDEINRNRKDHILTIEDPIEFVHRSQKCVINHREVGQHTKSFSAALRGALREDPDVIMIGEMRDLETISLAMEAAMTGHLVFGTLHTLNAMKTVDRVVEIFPANQQGQVRSTLSDALKAVVSQTLFKRIDVKGRCAALEVLIATPAVRNLIREGKTYQIASVMQTGKKYGMRTLDDSIMEYLEKRQISADDAYSNSVEKAKFLKFLKKPPSDFTEV is encoded by the coding sequence ATGGCTCAGATTGACGCGTTTTTTAAGTTGATGAACGATGAAGGTGCCTCGGATTTACATATGGTTGCCGAACAGCAGCCTATTCTGCGAATTCGTGGTGACATGGAACGTGTCAAATTTAAGAAGATGGGAAACGAAGAATTGAAGGCCATGCTCTACGAGATCTGTCCGGAAGATAAGATCAAGATTTTTGAAGAACTTGGCGATGTGGACTTTGGTTATGAAATACCTGGTCTTGCACGTTATCGTTGTAATTATTTCCGTCAGAAATATGGAATTGGTGCTGTCTTTCGTGAAATTCCGAGTGAGATTCTGACCTGTGAACAGCTGGGACTGCCCAAGGTTATTTCTCGTCTTGCCTATCTTCCTAAAGGGCTGGTGCTGGTTACTGGCCCTACAGGGTCAGGTAAATCCACAACACTGGCAGCAGTAATTGATGAAATAAACAGAAATAGAAAAGATCATATCCTGACAATTGAGGATCCTATCGAATTTGTTCATCGTAGTCAAAAGTGTGTTATTAATCATCGCGAAGTCGGGCAGCACACCAAGAGCTTCTCGGCAGCACTTCGTGGAGCATTGCGTGAAGATCCTGATGTCATAATGATTGGTGAGATGCGTGATCTCGAAACCATCTCTCTTGCCATGGAAGCAGCTATGACAGGCCATCTTGTCTTTGGAACCCTCCATACACTGAATGCCATGAAAACCGTTGATCGTGTGGTGGAGATTTTTCCTGCAAACCAGCAGGGGCAGGTTAGGTCAACACTCTCAGATGCCTTGAAGGCCGTTGTCTCCCAGACCTTATTCAAGCGAATAGATGTAAAGGGGCGTTGTGCTGCCCTGGAAGTGCTTATAGCAACTCCTGCGGTACGAAACCTTATCAGAGAAGGGAAAACCTATCAGATTGCCTCAGTTATGCAGACGGGTAAGAAGTATGGAATGCGTACACTCGATGACAGTATCATGGAATATCTGGAAAAACGTCAGATCAGTGCTGATGATGCGTATTCAAACTCAGTTGAAAAAGCAAAATTCTTGAAATTCCTGAAGAAGCCACCGTCTGATTTTACAGAAGTGTAA
- a CDS encoding DUF3144 domain-containing protein has protein sequence MSDNTEKDKEFYEMADAFIAVANGQSGKVEQGKVSAAFLYAAARFNTFLVASASDSAEQFSSRKEDAMEYFVAEYKKMLDEHFSDYTDNFDTYIGNPQYEK, from the coding sequence GTGAGCGATAATACAGAAAAAGATAAAGAATTTTATGAGATGGCTGATGCCTTTATTGCCGTAGCTAATGGGCAGAGTGGCAAAGTTGAGCAGGGAAAAGTAAGTGCTGCATTTTTGTATGCTGCAGCCCGTTTTAATACTTTCCTTGTTGCATCAGCTTCAGATTCAGCAGAACAATTCTCATCACGTAAAGAAGATGCCATGGAATATTTTGTGGCAGAATACAAGAAAATGCTTGATGAGCATTTTTCTGATTATACTGATAATTTTGATACATATATTGGGAATCCTCAGTACGAAAAATAA
- a CDS encoding MFS transporter has product MKESRTDTGERLAGRPCFAAMAATYFLGVFNDNFFKQAALLLAVTAGLSGLQGTATMLFSLPFILFSAHGGWLADRYPKRRVIIWVKILELIAMIIGAYGIMTLDWTWILSMVTLMGLQSTFFGPALNGTIPELYPTWYVTKANAFLKLVTTSAILLGMATAGIALDQRWLATEIPFGRLLVGTVVLFVAFSGVISSFWIKGVASTHKQIPFPWSGPLVSFKDSINLRHDPPLLLAVIGDSFFYFFSLLAVMVINTMGISELQMSATATSLLSVALMSGVCIGALTAARITTPDRWTQVLAPASFGMGLCLVVAGAVAGADCSFQWQLLLTSLAGAGICGGIFLIPLTTCIQVRPGGHEKGKVISASNFCSFSGMLVAGQVFTFFDRLCIPSSNMLFLGGFGMGVAVLFHAGVRRLNRNDVCMEGD; this is encoded by the coding sequence ATGAAAGAATCTCGAACGGACACAGGGGAGAGACTGGCTGGCAGACCATGCTTTGCCGCCATGGCTGCGACGTATTTTTTAGGAGTATTCAACGATAACTTCTTCAAGCAGGCAGCTCTGCTTCTTGCTGTCACTGCAGGGCTCTCCGGTCTTCAGGGGACCGCTACCATGCTGTTTTCTCTGCCCTTTATTCTTTTTTCTGCTCACGGCGGCTGGCTTGCAGATAGATACCCAAAGCGTCGGGTCATTATCTGGGTGAAAATCCTCGAACTTATTGCCATGATAATAGGTGCATATGGTATTATGACCCTTGATTGGACATGGATACTTTCCATGGTCACCCTTATGGGATTACAATCTACTTTTTTTGGCCCCGCTCTTAACGGTACCATTCCTGAACTTTATCCCACTTGGTATGTTACGAAGGCCAATGCCTTTTTGAAACTGGTCACCACATCGGCCATTCTCCTTGGCATGGCTACTGCTGGAATTGCCCTTGACCAACGGTGGCTGGCAACTGAAATCCCCTTCGGTCGTCTTCTCGTTGGTACCGTTGTGCTTTTTGTCGCCTTTTCCGGGGTGATAAGCTCTTTTTGGATAAAGGGAGTCGCGTCTACGCATAAGCAGATTCCTTTTCCCTGGTCCGGCCCTCTGGTATCGTTTAAAGACAGTATTAATCTGCGTCATGATCCGCCTCTTTTGCTGGCAGTAATTGGAGATAGCTTCTTTTATTTTTTCAGTCTGCTGGCTGTTATGGTGATTAATACCATGGGAATCAGTGAGCTTCAGATGTCTGCTACGGCAACCAGCCTCCTTTCTGTAGCTCTAATGTCAGGAGTATGTATCGGTGCATTGACAGCAGCGCGAATAACGACTCCAGATCGTTGGACTCAGGTTTTGGCCCCTGCAAGTTTTGGCATGGGACTCTGTCTGGTTGTGGCGGGTGCGGTGGCTGGTGCTGATTGTAGTTTTCAGTGGCAGCTTTTGCTGACGTCCCTTGCCGGAGCAGGAATTTGCGGTGGTATTTTTCTTATCCCCCTCACTACTTGTATTCAGGTTCGCCCCGGAGGTCATGAAAAGGGCAAAGTGATTTCTGCTTCCAACTTCTGTTCTTTTTCTGGAATGTTAGTGGCAGGTCAGGTGTTTACCTTTTTTGATCGTCTCTGTATCCCCTCGTCAAATATGCTGTTTCTTGGAGGATTTGGGATGGGAGTTGCTGTTCTGTTTCATGCAGGGGTAAGGCGTCTAAATCGTAATGATGTGTGCATGGAGGGTGATTAA
- a CDS encoding 3-deoxy-D-manno-octulosonic acid transferase, with the protein MIILYTLLQLLLLPFVFLPLMAVILLVPKYRMRTLQRFGLGLKAAKQEKKRKTIWIHALSVGEVTSALPLISGLRREMPDVELVFSAATRSGSGVAEKLLHDKVDRFIPFPFDFLPIVNRFIRVVQPDLFILIETDFWPAILSSLKQQGIPSLLVNGRISKKSMNSYNRFPFFFIPLFSSFRTLSMQTENDKDNLIALGVDHRQIETLGNLKYDTALYSSSSRKQNISFSLPPYDFLVVAGSTHEGEEEILLQSFKTFKEKYPQSYMVIAPRHTTRGKEIQSLAAALELQANRRSQINAGGRDILILDTIGELNTIYSHADIAFVGGSLVAKGGHNPIEPSIFAVPVLFGPHMEDFSEVSEQLLQAGGAFTVSDHLELTTILCKLCDDSRLLRETGKAAQSFVKSQQGVIKRHLNLIQKML; encoded by the coding sequence ATGATAATTCTCTACACATTACTCCAGCTTCTGTTGTTACCATTTGTATTCCTTCCCCTGATGGCTGTTATCCTGTTGGTCCCCAAGTACCGGATGCGGACATTGCAGCGTTTTGGACTTGGGTTAAAGGCTGCCAAACAAGAGAAAAAACGGAAAACGATATGGATACATGCGCTGTCAGTTGGGGAAGTCACCTCGGCGCTTCCGCTGATTTCCGGACTGCGTAGGGAGATGCCCGACGTTGAGTTGGTCTTTTCGGCTGCAACTCGATCTGGCTCAGGAGTAGCCGAGAAACTCCTTCACGATAAAGTTGACCGTTTTATTCCGTTTCCATTTGATTTTCTCCCCATTGTCAATCGATTTATACGCGTGGTACAACCAGATCTCTTTATTCTGATAGAAACTGACTTCTGGCCGGCAATTCTCTCTTCTTTGAAGCAACAGGGTATCCCCTCCCTTCTGGTCAATGGTCGTATTTCAAAAAAATCCATGAACTCCTACAACCGGTTCCCGTTTTTCTTCATACCCCTGTTTTCCAGTTTCAGAACCCTCTCAATGCAGACTGAAAATGATAAAGACAACCTTATTGCATTGGGTGTTGATCACAGACAGATAGAGACTCTTGGCAACCTCAAATACGACACGGCCCTCTATTCCTCATCGTCACGGAAACAAAACATCTCTTTTAGCCTGCCACCCTACGACTTTTTAGTGGTTGCGGGATCTACCCACGAAGGTGAAGAAGAGATACTGCTGCAGAGTTTTAAAACGTTTAAAGAAAAATATCCTCAAAGCTATATGGTCATCGCCCCACGCCATACTACCCGTGGAAAAGAAATTCAGAGCCTTGCCGCCGCATTAGAGCTTCAGGCCAACCGTCGCAGTCAGATAAATGCAGGTGGCCGAGATATTCTTATCCTGGACACCATCGGTGAGTTGAATACCATTTACAGTCACGCAGATATTGCCTTTGTCGGCGGAAGTCTGGTAGCAAAGGGCGGGCACAACCCCATAGAACCTTCAATCTTTGCAGTACCCGTACTTTTTGGCCCTCATATGGAAGATTTTTCCGAGGTAAGTGAACAGCTCCTCCAGGCAGGCGGTGCATTTACCGTTTCAGATCACCTGGAACTAACCACAATCCTCTGTAAACTCTGTGATGACAGCAGATTGTTGCGTGAGACCGGGAAAGCAGCACAGTCATTTGTTAAAAGCCAGCAGGGAGTTATCAAACGACACCTCAACCTCATACAAAAAATGCTGTGA
- a CDS encoding DNA internalization-related competence protein ComEC/Rec2, producing the protein MKRFGVLLRHYLLIALSLAFLTGIILQNACPSIPPPPVLLCSSLISLILLFGHRKTHRICIPALLLLAGLLGFLHAANSAKQSLHETTIASRITGEEDTVLIGTLHTMPLFDGKSSTITIKSHYLRLKDEKAFSQVKGLIQLRLKDTWPSSFLPGDELVIRARLSRPYRFGNPGGFNYPAFLDAKNIRTVGRISSPAHIHPLDHTQSLFHRIRYLPERMRLLLKQKIDNILPPQQAAMYRALLIGDRSGLNRAQLESFKASGVFHILAISGLHLSIVASVLFAIFYWLVRRSSFLMLRISSKKMALLATIPPLFCYALLAGFQTPVLRSLIMVVIFILSFCIHRQRSPFTTLSFAALVILLIHPATLFTVSFQLSFAAVASLILILPRLSSIMQRDTTAGNSDKKTNFFTVLFKWTSAATLVSVVATVGTAPLLIYSFNRLSTVGPIANLFIEPLLCLWTLPLGLLSLPLLFISPSLGEWLLHTGGTGITAAAVIADFLAAQEYSTLWFATPAPTLIILYYLALFLYFMKFFRKTSLLLLSIVCCLFFFPPQSFFAKYSKESELVFLDVGQGSSTFLSFPGGRRILIDGGGSSSEKFNVGESIIAPYLWNKGITTLDAVVITHPDSDHYNGIPFILNRFRPPVLWINGSDGHEQTYQELLTLAEELKIRVKKPEENQILLAAEGAVLENITSPLHTESENYATGNRISSNDDSLILKFTASNKKLSCLFPGDISSKVEKELVENVEGNRLQSSFLLSPHHGSKTSNSQLFLKNVNPWHIVVSAGSFRPLLFPSPQLRRYCKENDIQLLNTAETGALTIRTDGANTTIHRFISDAN; encoded by the coding sequence GTGAAACGTTTTGGGGTGCTCCTCAGGCACTACCTCCTTATAGCTCTGAGCCTTGCATTTCTTACAGGAATCATCCTTCAGAATGCGTGCCCGTCTATACCTCCCCCCCCCGTCCTCCTCTGTTCATCTCTGATTTCACTCATTTTATTATTCGGACACCGGAAAACACACAGAATCTGTATCCCGGCCCTCCTTCTTCTGGCTGGGCTTCTCGGTTTTCTTCATGCAGCAAACAGTGCAAAGCAATCTCTTCACGAGACAACTATCGCCAGCCGCATCACCGGGGAGGAAGATACGGTTCTTATCGGCACCCTGCATACAATGCCCCTCTTTGATGGTAAAAGCAGTACCATAACAATCAAAAGCCACTATCTACGGCTCAAGGATGAAAAAGCTTTTTCTCAAGTCAAGGGCCTTATCCAACTGCGTCTGAAGGATACGTGGCCAAGCTCATTTCTGCCAGGGGACGAACTTGTCATTCGAGCCCGTCTTTCAAGACCCTATCGATTCGGCAACCCGGGTGGATTTAACTATCCCGCCTTTCTCGATGCCAAAAATATTCGAACTGTCGGTAGAATCAGTTCTCCGGCACACATTCACCCACTTGATCATACTCAATCACTGTTTCACCGCATACGTTACCTCCCCGAGAGAATGCGCCTTTTACTTAAACAGAAAATAGACAACATTCTCCCACCACAGCAGGCGGCGATGTATCGCGCCCTACTTATTGGTGACAGATCGGGTCTCAACAGGGCACAATTGGAATCCTTCAAAGCCTCCGGTGTTTTTCATATTTTAGCAATTTCAGGGTTACATTTGTCCATCGTAGCATCGGTTCTTTTTGCTATATTTTATTGGCTAGTGAGACGTTCAAGCTTTCTTATGCTCCGAATCTCTAGTAAAAAAATGGCTCTACTCGCAACCATCCCGCCACTTTTTTGTTATGCTCTGCTTGCAGGATTTCAGACTCCCGTCCTTCGCTCTCTCATCATGGTCGTTATTTTCATCCTGTCGTTCTGCATCCATAGACAGCGCTCACCTTTTACCACCCTCTCTTTTGCAGCCCTTGTGATTCTCCTTATACATCCGGCAACACTGTTCACCGTTTCCTTTCAACTTTCCTTTGCTGCAGTTGCCTCATTAATTCTCATACTTCCAAGACTCAGTAGTATTATGCAGCGAGACACTACTGCCGGCAACAGCGACAAAAAAACTAACTTCTTCACTGTCCTGTTTAAATGGACATCTGCTGCAACACTTGTCTCAGTCGTGGCCACCGTCGGTACGGCTCCGCTTCTCATTTACAGTTTCAATCGACTTTCAACCGTGGGACCAATAGCCAATCTGTTCATAGAACCTTTGCTCTGCCTCTGGACTCTCCCCCTCGGCTTACTCAGCCTTCCGTTGCTCTTTATAAGTCCCTCTCTTGGAGAATGGCTTTTACACACCGGAGGAACTGGTATTACCGCAGCTGCAGTAATCGCAGACTTTCTGGCGGCTCAAGAATATTCCACACTCTGGTTTGCCACTCCAGCACCTACACTTATTATTCTCTATTACCTGGCCCTATTCCTTTACTTTATGAAATTTTTCAGAAAAACTAGTCTGTTGCTGTTGAGTATAGTCTGTTGCCTTTTCTTTTTTCCACCACAGTCATTTTTTGCGAAATACTCTAAAGAATCTGAATTAGTATTTTTGGATGTTGGCCAGGGCAGTTCAACTTTTTTGAGTTTTCCTGGAGGACGGAGGATACTTATTGATGGCGGAGGAAGCTCTTCTGAAAAATTCAACGTGGGCGAAAGTATCATTGCCCCCTATCTGTGGAACAAGGGAATCACCACTCTTGATGCCGTTGTTATCACGCATCCGGATTCGGATCATTACAACGGTATCCCATTTATCCTGAATCGATTCAGACCGCCAGTCCTCTGGATCAATGGAAGCGATGGGCATGAACAAACATATCAAGAGTTACTGACACTGGCAGAGGAACTCAAGATACGGGTAAAAAAACCGGAGGAGAATCAGATACTGCTTGCAGCAGAAGGGGCAGTATTGGAGAACATCACATCTCCCTTGCATACTGAAAGTGAAAATTATGCAACTGGAAATCGAATCAGTTCAAATGATGACAGCCTGATTCTCAAATTCACGGCATCAAATAAAAAATTATCATGTCTCTTTCCGGGAGATATCAGCAGCAAGGTTGAAAAAGAACTTGTCGAGAATGTCGAGGGGAACAGGTTACAATCGTCCTTTTTACTGTCTCCACACCATGGCTCTAAGACATCAAACTCACAACTTTTCCTGAAGAATGTAAATCCTTGGCACATAGTAGTCTCTGCAGGAAGTTTTCGTCCATTACTGTTCCCTTCTCCACAACTCAGAAGGTATTGTAAAGAAAATGATATTCAGCTGTTGAATACTGCAGAAACCGGTGCCCTCACCATTAGAACAGATGGTGCAAACACAACTATCCATCGTTTCATTTCAGACGCAAACTAG